From the genome of Pseudomonadota bacterium, one region includes:
- the tig gene encoding trigger factor: MMAESVLEYRASVERLSDVQRRLAVAIPWAQVKGRIDEAFGELGRGVELKGFRRGKVPRQMLERLFGPQVSADVAQALVRDSLVKALGEHDIDPVATPAVDEGAISPGEDFRYTALLEVLPEIEAKDYFDVELERRPARVNDEQVEQALRAKQQELTEYVPVEGRPTAAGDVLLVDLLGRLGERPYTRDGVLVELGEPPREPLPGLAAALTGLAPETKELQVELDLGAAAGDAEGDAQGPDKARLLVTVNDLKRKVVPELDDEMARDTGEAETLAELRDKLREQLLVADERRAVEECKELLVKKLLERHEVPLAPVLVERQMEQMSAFQRMLMGEESTKDEAARERLRSGAEQSVRSFLLIEAIAKQEAVSVVDEDVERHLQELASERGQHLSRVRSEFEKEGRMEQLRRSLRHDKTIDLLVARSKITVAEPMAEPMVEPMVEPMVEPMVEPMVEPMVEPMAAGSR, encoded by the coding sequence ATGATGGCGGAGAGCGTGCTCGAGTACCGGGCGTCGGTCGAGCGACTGAGCGACGTGCAACGCCGCCTGGCGGTGGCGATCCCCTGGGCGCAGGTCAAAGGTCGCATCGACGAGGCCTTCGGCGAGCTCGGTCGCGGGGTGGAGTTGAAGGGTTTCCGCCGCGGCAAGGTCCCACGGCAAATGCTCGAGCGCCTCTTCGGCCCGCAGGTCAGCGCCGATGTGGCGCAGGCGCTGGTGCGCGACAGCCTGGTCAAGGCGCTGGGCGAGCATGATATCGACCCCGTCGCGACGCCGGCGGTCGATGAGGGCGCGATCAGCCCGGGCGAGGACTTCCGCTACACGGCGCTGCTCGAGGTGCTGCCCGAGATCGAGGCGAAGGACTACTTCGACGTGGAGCTCGAGCGCCGTCCCGCGCGGGTCAACGATGAGCAGGTCGAGCAGGCCCTGCGCGCCAAGCAGCAGGAGCTGACTGAGTACGTGCCCGTCGAGGGGCGCCCGACCGCCGCCGGCGACGTGCTGCTCGTCGATTTGCTAGGTCGCTTGGGCGAGCGGCCCTACACGCGCGACGGCGTGCTGGTCGAGCTGGGCGAGCCGCCGCGCGAGCCGCTGCCGGGCCTGGCGGCCGCTCTGACCGGCCTGGCCCCCGAGACCAAGGAGCTCCAGGTCGAATTGGACCTCGGCGCGGCCGCCGGCGATGCGGAGGGCGACGCCCAAGGGCCGGACAAGGCCCGCCTGCTGGTGACGGTCAACGACCTCAAGCGCAAGGTCGTGCCCGAGCTCGACGACGAGATGGCGCGCGATACGGGCGAGGCCGAGACGCTGGCCGAGCTGCGCGACAAGCTGCGCGAGCAGCTCCTGGTGGCCGACGAGCGCCGCGCGGTGGAGGAGTGCAAGGAGCTGCTCGTGAAGAAGCTGCTCGAGCGCCACGAGGTGCCCTTGGCGCCGGTGCTGGTCGAGCGGCAGATGGAGCAGATGTCCGCCTTTCAACGCATGTTGATGGGCGAAGAGAGCACCAAGGACGAGGCGGCGCGGGAGCGCTTGCGCAGCGGAGCCGAGCAGAGCGTGCGCTCGTTCCTGCTGATCGAGGCCATCGCCAAGCAGGAGGCGGTCTCGGTCGTCGACGAGGATGTCGAAAGACACCTGCAGGAGCTCGCCAGCGAGCGCGGCCAGCACCTCAGCCGGGTGCGCAGCGAATTCGAGAAGGAGGGCCGGATGGAGCAGCTCCGGCGCTCCTTGCGGCACGACAAGACGATCGACCTGCTGGTCGCTCGGAGCAAGATCACGGTGGCCGAGCCAATGGCCGAGCCAATGGTCGAGCCAATGGTCGAGCCAATGGTCGAGCCAATGGTCGAGCCAATGGTCGAGCCAATGGTCGAGCCAATGGCTGCGGGATCGCGATAG